One window of Triticum dicoccoides isolate Atlit2015 ecotype Zavitan chromosome 5A, WEW_v2.0, whole genome shotgun sequence genomic DNA carries:
- the LOC119302992 gene encoding protein YABBY 2-like isoform X1, producing MSAQIAPPEHVCYVHCNFCNTILAVSVPSNSMLNIVTVRCGHCTSLLSVNLRGLIQSPPVQDHSQENFKAHNISFRGNYPDYGTSSKYRMPMMFSTKSDQEHMLHMRPAPEKRQRVPSAYNRFIKEEIRRIKTNNPDISHREAFSTAAKNWAHFPNIHFGLGSNESSKKLDEAIAAPIPQKVQGLY from the exons ATGTCGGCACAGATCGCTCCGCCGGAGCATGTCTGCTACGTGCACTGCAACTTCTGCAACACAATTCTCGCG GTCAGTGTTCCAAGTAATAGCATGCTGAACATCGTCACCGTCCGTTGCGGGCACTGCACGAGCCTGCTGTCGGTGAACTTGAGGGGATTAATCCAGTCGCCACCTGTGCAAGATCATTCCCAG GAGAATTTCAAGGCCCACAATATCAGCTTTCGTGGAAATTACCCGGACTATGGCACATCTTCTAAATACCGGATGCCAATGATGTTCTCAACAAAAAGTGACCAAGAGCATATGCTCCACATGAGAC CAGCTCCTGAGAAGAGGCAGCGGGTTCCTTCAGCGTATAACCGATTTATTAA GGAGGAGATACGAAGGATAAAAACAAACAACCCTGACATAAGCCACAGAGAAGCCTTCAGCACCGCAGCAAAGAAT TGGGCGCATTTCCCAAACATTCATTTCGGGCTAGGCTCCAATGAGAGCAGCAAGAAGCTGGACGAGGCCATCGCGGCGCCTATCCCCCAGAAAGTTCAAGGTCTCTACTGA
- the LOC119302992 gene encoding protein YABBY 2-like isoform X2 translates to MSAQIAPPEHVCYVHCNFCNTILAVSVPSNSMLNIVTVRCGHCTSLLSVNLRGLIQSPPVQDHSQENFKAHNISFRGNYPDYGTSSKYRMPMMFSTKSDQEHMLHMRPPEKRQRVPSAYNRFIKEEIRRIKTNNPDISHREAFSTAAKNWAHFPNIHFGLGSNESSKKLDEAIAAPIPQKVQGLY, encoded by the exons ATGTCGGCACAGATCGCTCCGCCGGAGCATGTCTGCTACGTGCACTGCAACTTCTGCAACACAATTCTCGCG GTCAGTGTTCCAAGTAATAGCATGCTGAACATCGTCACCGTCCGTTGCGGGCACTGCACGAGCCTGCTGTCGGTGAACTTGAGGGGATTAATCCAGTCGCCACCTGTGCAAGATCATTCCCAG GAGAATTTCAAGGCCCACAATATCAGCTTTCGTGGAAATTACCCGGACTATGGCACATCTTCTAAATACCGGATGCCAATGATGTTCTCAACAAAAAGTGACCAAGAGCATATGCTCCACATGAGAC CTCCTGAGAAGAGGCAGCGGGTTCCTTCAGCGTATAACCGATTTATTAA GGAGGAGATACGAAGGATAAAAACAAACAACCCTGACATAAGCCACAGAGAAGCCTTCAGCACCGCAGCAAAGAAT TGGGCGCATTTCCCAAACATTCATTTCGGGCTAGGCTCCAATGAGAGCAGCAAGAAGCTGGACGAGGCCATCGCGGCGCCTATCCCCCAGAAAGTTCAAGGTCTCTACTGA